GCGTTCGGTTGTCCTTGACCTTTCCCGTGGATTCATTGATAACAATTCACGGAGAAGGAACGAATGCCATCCATAGAAGTCGTATATTATCAAAATGATAATAATGATGTTCCTATGAAAGACTGGTTGGAGTCCCTCAGTCGTCAACCGAAGCATAGGGCCAAGTGCATTGAATGGATTGGACTGCTGCGGGATAACGGACGCGACTTGCGCCGACCCATAGCAGATTATCTGAGAGATGGCGTTTACGAATTACGGCCACGGATTCAGAAAATCCGGTATCGCATGTTATATTTTTTTCATCTGAAAAAGAGGGCTGTAATTACTCATGGAATAACCAAACAGACTGACAAGGTTCCTCCGATAGCTGTAATGATGAAGAAGACGTACGAGAAAGCCCCTGATGAGCACAGTTACAGGGAGATAGATCATGAGTAGCAAAAAGATCGTCACTGATGCATACCAATGGTCGTACGATCGTTATTTAAGGGATGAGCCTGAATTGGCGGAGATTGCTCGAGATATGAGGTCAAAGGCGGAGGAAGCCCGACAGATTTATGATGCTCGTGTTGAACTCCGACTGACCAGGGAAAAACTTGCAAGGCTCTCCGGTCTGACGCCGGCGATTATTGAAGATCTGGAGGAATCCGATTACGAGGGCGACTGGGCCCAAGCAATGGCTCAAGTGAAAAGAGCTCTCCATGGTCTCAAAAAAAGAGGTAATCTGGAATTCAAGAATAAGGGGGGACAGAAGGCTCGCGCCGGTAGATTCACAAAAGCTGAATTACTCTCTCAAATTGCTATCAGAACAAAGGTTTCACCAGAAGCAGTAAATGAGGTTCTGAAGTCGCTGATCGAAGCTATTTTGGAGGGCCTCAAAGAAAAGGGGGAGATAACTATTCCCGCACTGGGGACATTCACAGTCGTCAAGAAACCGGCCCGCATTGACACTAAACCGCAGACAAAAACCGAAATCGAAACACCTGTCAGCAAAACGCCACATTTTAAGGCAGCAAAATCATTTCAAGAAGCAATAAAGAACGCCAAGTGAATCGCCCCGAAACAGGTTCTCGCGATGTCCCAGACATCCCATCGTTCAAGAATCAGTCAAGCAGAACCGAGAATAGTGTTACCAAATTCTAACCGAACCAAATATTCGATCATTGTCTCAAAATGATATAGCTTAGAAGACATTCAAGTTCGGTTAGCAGGAACTTGGGATGACAGTTGCCAAAATTCTTAATGGGGAGAACAAGATGTCGTACTACGATGCAGGAGATCTTCCGAGATTTGGAGAAATTGGAGAAGAAGCACCCGAACTGTCTCGAAAATTCTTTGATTACTATCAGTCGGTGTTCGCCGAAGGTGAGCTTTCCGAAAGAGAAAAGGCTCTTATTGCACTTGCCGTGGCCCATGCTGTTCAGTGTCCGTACTGCATAGACGCGTACACGCAAGCATGTCTGGAAAAGGGTTCGCATATCGGCGAAATGACGGAAGCAGTACACGTTGCTGCGGCAATACGAGGCGGAGCTACTCTGATACACGGGCTACAGATGCGGAAGGTCGCATCGAAACTATCTCTGTAGGATGGTTCTCGATGTCCGACTTACCTCATTTTTCTACTACGCTTGCGCATCACGATCTTGAGCTGAGGCGTGCCGAATTGAGTACGCTCCAGGTCAACATTGGATATTTGTGCAATCAGGAATGTAGACATTGCCATCTCGACGCGGGTCCCACGAGAACTGAAATTATGAATTCGACGACCGTGGACGAGATCGTCGCGTTTGCACAAAGGTATTCTTTTCAGGTAGCCGATATTACGGGAGGAGCTCCGGAATTAAATGCACACCTTCCTGAGTTCATCCTCAGACTTGCCCCCCTGGTGGACCGTCTCATGGTGCGCTGTAATCTCACTGCGCTGCATGATTGCAGCGAAAGATCGTCATTATTGATCGACTCGTTCAAACGTTGCGGAGTCGTCGTCGTAGCTTCGGTTCCATCCTCAAATCGAAGCCAATCTGAATCTCAGCGCGGTCCCGGCACTTTTGAAAGATCCATCCGGATGCTTCAGGGACTGAACAGAATCGGATATGGACAGCCGAGATCGGGCCTGGAACTCAACCTGGTGTGCAATCCTACCGGCGCTTTCTTGCCTCCTCCGGAAGCTCAACAGGAAAAGAAGATTCGAAGAGATCTGCTCCAGAAATGGGGAATTGTGTTCAACAACCTGTTTGTCTTTGCGAACGCCCCATTGGGAAGATTTCGGGAGTGGCTCGTGAGTTCCGGCAATCTGGACAGTTATCTGCGTAAACTCGTGTCCGCTTTCAACCCATGCACCGTATCGGGGTTGATGTGTCGGAGCCTGATCTCGGTTGCATGGGACGGATACGTGTACGATTGTGATTTCAACCTGGCAAGAGGAATACCTGCAGGAAATAGCAGAATCCATGTTTCCGAACTTGCCGCCCCCCCTCCCCCGGGCTCATCCATTGCCGTATCGGACCACTGTTATGCATGCACTGCGGGTGCGGGATTCACCTGAGGAGGATCGATTACCGCTCGAGTTTGAGCGGGCCTCTCCTACTATGAATGGACTGTCCCTCCAGGACTCAAGAATGTGGTATTAATTTCACATCACCGGTAGAAAATTGTCGGCCTTTCATTGGCTGTCAGCCGGTGGTGGCCGTGCCTCCGTGCCGGCCAAAATTGGCTTCATAAAAGCGAATAGGTATTTTAATGCAAAAGCGACCGGAAGAAAAAGCAGTTGTATTGCTGTCCGGAGGACTCGATTCCACAACATGTCTGGCGATTGCTCGGGCGCAGGGTTATCTCACATATGCGCTGAGTTTCTTCTACGACCAGAGGCACGAAATCGAAATGCGTGCGGCAAAGCGAGTGGCTGCAATCATGGGGATTACGCATCACCTGATTCTGCAAATCCCTTTAGGCAAAATAGGCGGATCTGCGCTGACCTCAGACCTGCAGGTTCCAAAAAGCGCGGATATCAGCCACATGCCCCAAGGCATTCCCCTGACCTATGTTCCCGCGCGGAACACCATATTTCTGTCGTTTGCCCTTGCCTGGGCCGAAGTGCTCGAAGCCGAAAACATTTTCATCGGAGTGAATGCTCTCGATTACAGTGGATATCCGGACTGCCGCCCAGAGTACATTGCTGCGTTCGAGACAATGGCCAATCTGGGGACCAAGATGGCAGTGGAAGGGTTTATGCGGTTCCGCATTCATACGCCGCTCATACGGCTTTCCAAAGGAGAAATTATCAAGAAAGGGATAGAACTGGGTGTGGACTATTCGGCGACACACTCCTGTTACGATCCCGACCCGGAAGGCATGGCTTGCGGCCATTGCGATAGTTGTTTGTTGAGAAAGAAAGGGTTTGCGGAGGCAGGGGTACCGGACCCCACAGTGTACGTGGAGTGATCAGAACCATCATTTATCAGCGAGATTAGATATTGATACCGGAAATCTTTATGGATTTTGACAGGCGTTGCATTATTTTGTCCACAGAATTTCCTACGTACAGATTTATGGCAGGTGTCGGAGTATGGAGTGCGGCAAGAAAGGTATCATTCTTACAGTGGAGCAATGCCAGCCTGCCGGTACCGTGGCTGATTGACGTGCCCAGATTTGCAGCAAGCGCCCTTCGTTCGAGATACGCGGACCAGCCATGGTTGGCAATGAATTCAATTGCTTCTTCCCTTTTGGTCTTCTCCGCTCCTTGCTTCTGAGTCGGATCCGGCAGCATTTCCACAGATCCTCTGAACAGAAGTCTGTGGACCTCGAACGCATATTTCTTGCCGTGCAATGCCACCTTGAATTTGGCCCCCCTCATTTCTTCTCTTTTGATCGAGAATAGCTGCAGAGCCCATGAATTATTCTTCTCCGGGTCTGTGATGACAAAGGTGGCAACATTTATCGGTTTGCCTACCGGCTGCACGAGCGGACGCGGTTCGGTCTGATGAATCTCCGGACGCGGTAGTTCAGCAACTGCGGGTTTGTGAGATTTCCACTGCTTGAATTCTTCCTTGCTGAACATTCCTTTTCGGATGAGCATCTTCAGCAATTCCTCAAACTGATGGAGCGTCAGCCCGTATTTGTACAGGAACCCCTTGGTACGCAGACCACCCCGCAGATCCTCGAGAACCTGATGCAAATCTATTGCTTCGTCCTGTTTTTCGATGGTTGCAGTAGTCTCGTCATTCATGTTTTCGTCGTCCGGAGGTTCCATGTGACCGGAAGCCGTCGTTGTGCCAGTTCTCTCACAATTCAGAGTGGTTTTAGGCTGTCGTATGATAGCACAGATCGAATGCAACCGGAACAGCCAAAATGGAAGTCAAGCGTGGTTCCATTAGCCTGCAATCTTCGACAGATCGGGTGGTTGATAATGCTCTCGAGTGAAAGAGCGTTCCAATGTATGTACCTGATCGGCAAAATGCACGACAGCTTCCTGATGCGAAATTGCAAATATCGTCATTCTTTCTTTGAGTTGCTGAAGAGTGAGACAGATGTCTTTTTCAGTAACCGGATCCAATGCGGACGTTACTTCATCGAGAATGAGCAGCCTTGGATTTCTCACAATGGCTCGTGCAATGGCGATTCTCTGGCGCTGACCGCCGGAAAGCTTCATTCCTCGCTCACCTACCGGAGTTTTGGTCCCATCAGGCAATTCGCAAACAAAATCCCATGCGCCTGCAGACTTGAGAGCGGCTGTAACGCCGGACTCGGAAATCTCGGGATTTCCGAGAGTAACATTCATATGAATCGTATCATGAAAAAGAATCGATTCCTGGGGCACATATCCGATCAACGATCTCCAGGCTCGCATATCCACCTCGGAAAGAGACACTCCGTCTGTGAGAATTCTTCCGGAAGAAGGTGGCAACATTCCGGTAATCAGGTCTGCCACAGTGGTTTTTCCCGTTCCTGACGGCCCCATAAGAGCGACAAACGAGTATGCCGGAATACTCAGGGAAAGGTTCTGAATTACGGCTTTTTCCGCATAGGAAAAGCTCAGGTTTTCCAAACGGAGTTCCCGCTCCAGGGAGGGGGTCGTCTTACCAAGATTGGACTCGCTATATCGGTTTGCAGCGTCGATACCCGATCTCAGAGATTTCATGGCGCTTTCCACGCGTACGAGCTCCTGGATTTGTGCCTGAATCCCGTCTATTCTCCCGAGACCTCGCCAAAAAATGAGACCGAGGACCACCATTCCTTCGGCATCGGCATTCCAGTAGACGACCCCCACGTACACTGCCCCGGCCAGGAGCACCGCAATCAGCGGTTCATTGAGCGCAAAACGTCCTTCGGTGCTGAGGATTTCTTTCTCTCGGGCCTGTTTGAGTTGACCGATCTCAGATTCGAGCAAAGGCCTCAGGAGGTGTTCGCATGCCATTGCTTTCAAGGGCTTGAGACATTGCAGCCCCTCAACGAGCCTCGACGAAAGCGAACTGAGCAGACGCGTCTGTTTTCTCCCTGCATCCCGGGTCATGCCAAGGAAGAAACTGAACACAAAAGCTCCCAGTACGCCACATATGGCGACGGAGACACTCAACTGCCAGGAAATCATGAAGCAGATGATTACGTACACCAGAAGCTGAATGCTGTAACCTATAACGAACAACATACGACGATATCCGTATGCAGCCCTTTCCGCCTCAGTGATGATAGCATTCGTTACCGCTCCATCCCGAAGCGAGGAAAAATACTCCCAGCGTGCCTGCATTAATGCCCGAATAAGCGAGAGCCTCAAGTCCGCTTCCACATGTGCGACCGTATAGCCTACCTGTTTGAGCGCAATAAGAACGAGGATCGCTTTTGCAGTCATAGTGACGACCATTACGATCAACAGGCTCCCCAGAGTGGGCTGGAGGTTCACGTAAGAGAAAGCCTCCTGAACGTAGCGCCCTAAGTCTCCGGTCAACGACGGACCTTTTCCGACAGCGAGAGAGATCAACGGTAGAACGGATGCTATCCCCACACCTTCAGCCAGAGCCGCAAACGTGAGGCAAATCGTTGCGACTGCGCTTCGTCCCGGATACGCGATAAATAGGGATCTTAAGATGCCGGATCCACTCTGATTGTCATCCATCAAATTCCGCTCCGTCTGTTTCCTCTTTGCTCGTCGCCTCGGATTATACGATCATGCGGCCTATGCGGGAATCCCGCTGAAGACCAATGTGATAACCACAGTTCCAGAACGAGTAAAGCATATAGTAGAACTGTCCCATTAATCCCGGACCGATCCGGATCTGCCAGAAGTGAGTCTATGAATGTATCGTCCACATACGATCGCACTATGGCGCTGGGGGTTCCGATAGTATCAACAAGGAGGGGTCGCAATTCATGCTTCAGCCATCCGGATAGGGGCGGCTCGAAACCTCGCTTGCTTCCGCGAATGACCTCCTCCGGTAGCAATCCTGCGTACGCATTTCTCAGGATCGCTTTGGTACGGCCGAATCTGATTTTGTAGGCATCGGGAAGTGTGGCGGCGAACTCTGCCAATTCGTGGTCAAGAAGCGGTGAACGGGCCTCAAGAGAAGAGGCCATCGCAGCCATATCCATTTTCACGAGCAAGTCGCTTGCCAGTAAAACACGAACATCCATGGACATCACATCGTCAAGGGATGCGCAATTCTCACAGTTGACCTGGTTCAACAATTCTTCCGTCCATCGATTTTTGGATTTCAACCACACGCTGTCCTTTTGCTCTCCTGCGAGCATATCCAGTGTCCAGACCAGATATCGGGAACCACCGGTGCAGGCCCAGCCTCGAATCGTCCTGGCCGCAAAGCCGGCAAGAGATCGTCGATTTCCGGGGAACATCTGTGTTAATCGTCCAAACGTTCTCAGGAGAGATCCGGGCATCAGCGAAAACGCTGCCCCATAGCGAAGTGCCAGGTATCGGCGATATCCGGCAAAAAGCTCATCGCCTCCATCACCGTTAAGAACTACTTTGACATGCTCGGAAGCGAGTTTTGAGATCCTCAATGATGGAATCGCACTGGGGTCCGCAAAGGGCTGATCGTACACGCGCACAACATCCTGAACATCTCGAAGAGGATCTACATCGAGATCGAGCAGCGTATTCTGCACGCCAAGATACTCCGAAGTCCGACGCGCCACAGACGATTCATCGAGAGAGCTGCCGGGCATGCGAACCGTAAACGTTCGCAAAGATGCTCCAAGAGCACGGGCCGCTTCATAAGCCACGATTGACGAATCCATTCCACCGGACAGAAATACTCCAAGGGGCACATCGCTCCGAAGGCGCAATTTCACGGCTTCGCTCATGAGATTCCGGCAGCGGTCCAAAAGGTAGTGATACGGTTCACGGGTCTTGGGCGAGTATGAAAGTGTCCAGTATTTCCGTCTCAGGCTTTCTCGCCCGTCAAATGTCATCCAGGAGCCCGGCTCAAGGGCATACACGTTGTCAAAAATCGTGGACGGCTGAGGAATGCACCCGAGAGACAAATAATCGAAAATGCCTTGGTCCCGTACAGACCAGGTCGATCCAACCTGATGAGCGAGCACCCTTAAGGCCTTCAATTCTGATGCGAACAACAACCGATCTTTTGTGATGCTGTAGTATAAAGGTTTCTTTCCGAAGCGATCCCGGGCAACAAAGAGTTGTCGGTTTAGGGAATCCCACAGCGCAAAGGCGAACATGCCCCGCAGCTTTCTGCACATCTCCGTACCCTGTTGCTCATAAAGGTGGACCAGGACTTCCGTATCGGTTCGAGTTCGGAAGATGTGGCCGCCAGCCAGCAGAGATTCCGTTAGTTCGAGGTAGTTATAGATCTCTCCATTGAACACCACAACGATAGAGCCGTCTTCATTGAAGACCGGTTGCTTCCCGCTCTCCAGGTCGATGATCGACAAACGGCGGTTCCCCAAAAACACGTTTTCCCCGACAAACGAGCCGCTCTCGTCCGGGCCGCGATGCCGTATCGTATCGAGAGACGCTTCGATACACCGGGGATCGAGTCCTCCGGGAACCCACCCGCCTACAATTCCGCACATGTTCTTTTTGTCCGAAAGTAACATCCGGAAACCTTTTCTGTAAAAAGGTTCCCAGATCTTATCTTTTTTAATGCAGATCCGTTTTAGGCAAACCGGCCGGATCAACCGCGAATTTCGCGATTTTCGCCATGATACTCTGATAGTTGATGCGAGTCGCAGCATGTACCCATGAATTCCTCCATGGTTGCATGCCCTTCCTGCGTAAGCCCTTTTCCCGAGATTACCATCAGCAAAGTCCTTGCAAGAATCCGGAAATCGAGCCAAAGGGACCAGTGGTCCACGTACCAGACATCCAGCCGGAACTTCTCCTCCCATGAGAGTGCATTGCGGCCGTTTACCTGAGCCCATCCGGTGATGCCCGGTTTGACTTCATGCCGTCTCATCTGTTCGGGAGTGTATCTATCGAGATACTGCATGAGCAGCGGTCTCGGCCCCACAATGCTCAAATCGCCTTTCAGCACGTTCCACAGTTGAGGCAGTTCGTCGAGGCTGAATCGCCTGATTGTACTGCCTATCCCGGTAAGACGCTGGGAATCGGGAAGAAGACGCCCTCCCCGGTCTCGCGCGTCGGTCATGGTTCTGAACTTCAGGAGGGTAAAGGGTTTGGCGCGCAGCCCCGGTCTCTTCTGCCTGAAAAGCACGGGAGATCCCAAGCTGAATCTCACAACCAGCCCAGTCACAAGTATGATCGGAGAAGCGACGACAAGCCCGGCAGCCGATAAGAAGATATCGAGAAGTCGTTTTACGGCCGAACGCATTGAAAGAAGCCCGGTCAATTCTTGTGAGCGGAAACGAATAACCCGCCGCTCATCGGGATTATATCCGCAGTATGGAAATATGGGCGAACCATTCGCTGAATCTGATGGGAGGTGTAATAGTAAATGGGGCATCTTCGGATCCAATTGTAACGGATCTTTCGATGAAACCCTCGAAATGCGCTGTACGTCGGAAAAGTGCAGATGAATACTCGAGAAGTCAGACGTGCTGCAATGTTGATAACCGACTCCGCATCCGCAATGTAATCGAATAATCCTATGGCAAGAACTATGTCGAACGGTTCGTGAAAAGCTAATGTTCGCACATCCCCTTGCCTGAACGAACAAACATTCTCTACTCCCATATTTTTCGCCATGACCCGGGAAAACTCTATCATCGAAGGAGCGAAATCAACTCCGACGACTCGAGCGGCGCCACGCTTGGCAAATTCGATACTGTACCGCCCGGTTCCGCAACCCATTTCCAGAACGGTCGATCCGGGAATATGTCCGCATTTCTCGAAGGTGAGCTCGTACCTCTGGAATAGTCCCTTTCGCATAATCCGGTTGAATGCATAGCGGAGACGATTTTCGTGGGAATACAATGCATCCCATTGGTCAGGAACGGAGTCAAAATAGACTTTCGCTCCCTCAGACGGAGAGTTCATGCGCCAGCACCTCTTTGAAAGAAGCGAACTTGAATTCCGTGAGCAATGCCGTGAATTTCCGGGGAACTCGCCGAAGCAGCAGGTTGTATTTGCATTCAGTCTTGAAAACCTTCATCCCTGAGCCACCATTGTCGGGGACGCGAAGCGCTGAAGGGCTAAATTCGTACGGATGGCAATAGAATACGAAAGGAAAGCCTTTGTTGTTTATGGTTCTCAGCAGTCTTCGCATAAGCGGGTACGGCATGAGTCTGAAGTAGCTCCCACCCGTGAGAATTCTATGGGTGAGGAACGAGACCGTCGAAGGTGGGATTTCTATGATGGATTTGCCTGCACTGAGCTTCGGGATTGTTCTCTCGGAGGCTGGCGGATATGCGTTTCCAGTCGGAAGGATACTGCTGTCGTACCGAATGCCTTCGGCCGCAAGCGATTCAATCGCCCAGGACATTGACTGACTGAGGCTGAATTCCGGTGCTCTGAAGCCTATAACTTTTTCGCGGGTAATGGATTCCAGCAAACTAACCGATTTCCGGATTTCCTCGCGAAATTGCGGAGGTGCCATACGGTCGAGCACAGTATGGCTGTACCCGTGAGTCGCTATTTCGTGACCGAGGCCGTGAATGCTCTTTACCAGCTCGGGAAACGCTTCTGCAATGTTTCCCAGTACGAAGAATGTCGCTTTGATGCCCTTGGCCTCGAAGATCTCCAGCAGACGATTCGTCGCTTCTATAACATTTTCGGAGCACTGAATGGTCCGGCCGGTCAGCCTCCTGTAAACGAGTTGCTCCCAGCATTCCAGGTCTACTGACATGACATTCAGGACCGGCCCCACACGCGGGTGATTCAGAGCCTCACGGTTAAGGTTCGTTTGCGGTTGATGCCGGTTCATAGCCGGGCCGAAGCTCCTCTGTCAGAATACCGGACTGTTTTAAGAGATGAACGTATTCTTCAAATACAGCATTCCAGACGAATTGGGGTCGGAAATCTTTCAAGACCCGTTCCCTCGCACTGTGTCCGTGTCGGACACACAAAGCAGGATCTCGCAGATAGGTGATTACTGCTTCAGCCATTTCGTTGATATTTCCGGGTTCTACAAGAATGCCGGTCGATCCGTTCACCACCGCGTCTACACACCCGGTGACTTTCGTCGCGACCACCGGAATCTCCATGGCTGCGGCTTCAAGGGGCACATTCGGGAATCCTTCAGATTCCGTGGGGAATATTACGACATCGATCATGTCATAGTACAAAGGAAGATCTTCATTCTTGACGAAACCCGGCATCCGGACCCGTGGATCGTTTCTGAAGAGTTTCATTGTCTCGAAATCGACAGGAGCCTGTTTTTCCTCAGAACCGACGAGCAGGAGGACAGCTTCATTACACTGCTCTCTTATCGAAAGCCATGCGCTTGCCAGGTCGGCAATACCTTTTCCCGAGACAAGGCGTCCGATAAATCCGACCACTCGCACTTCGTCTGAAATGTGGAGTTTGTCTCTGATCTCACGTGCACGCGTGCGGTCCATCAGTGCGGGATTGAAGCGGTGTTCGGCATCGACTCCGTTGCTGCTCCCGTTTGCAAGCACTTTTATTTTCCCCGGGCGGCAGAGTTTTTCGGCAATCATCACTTCTGAAACGGATGGGCTGACCGAAATGACCTGCCCGGCACATCGGCATGCAAGCCATTCCAACAACTTCAGAATGTTCCGCATGAGCCCGGTCCTGCGATCGATCATGACTCCACGGAGCGTGTAAATTCGGATGGGTACCCGTACCAGCCATGCGGCGATCATCGCAAGAGGTCCTGCTTTGCTGGTCGAAGAATGCACAATGTGAGGCTTCAAGCGCATAAAGAGACGCATTAGTAGAGCAAGGGATACGAGATCCTTCAGCGGAGACGGCTCACGCTGAAATGGAATGGGAAATACGTCTATCTCGTCTCTTTGGGCAACATCCTCCAGCTCAGCTCCCGGAGAAGCAGCAGCCATCACGGTGAATCCGCGCGATTTGACGTAATCGATCTGGCCTCTCATAAAGAGTTTTAGAGTGATGGGAACCGTGCACACATGAAGAAGTCGAGGTCTCATGAGGTCAATTCGTCGGTATCTCTGTGCGATTCTTCAAATTTCTGCGAAAAGCCAGATACGCGGTGAATGTTGGAGAGGAGTAGAATCTGCTGTCAAGATCGGGTCTCTCAATGGGGTCCGGGACAGACGAGCCGATCCGTGAGAGCAAATCGACTGCCATGTGGATTCCAACTGCATGCTGCTTCAAGGCAAGAGTCCGGGGAGTATCCGAAGATTCCGGTTCAATGGTCGACTGAGCGAGAATGGCCCCTGTATCCAGTCCCCTGTCAATGAGATGCACGGTTGTACCCACATTTTCCCAGTCATTATTTGCCACTGCCCAGAATGCGCCGTGATTGCCGCGATACCGAGGCGTGATTCCGCAATGAATATTCATCACGGGAATCCGGCCGAATGCCTCAAGGAGAGGCGAACCAATAACCGACACCCCGGACACCACTACTGCGTCCGATCTGGTTTGGCTTATAAAATCAAGCACTT
The sequence above is a segment of the Desulfomonile tiedjei DSM 6799 genome. Coding sequences within it:
- the queC gene encoding 7-cyano-7-deazaguanine synthase QueC, which produces MQKRPEEKAVVLLSGGLDSTTCLAIARAQGYLTYALSFFYDQRHEIEMRAAKRVAAIMGITHHLILQIPLGKIGGSALTSDLQVPKSADISHMPQGIPLTYVPARNTIFLSFALAWAEVLEAENIFIGVNALDYSGYPDCRPEYIAAFETMANLGTKMAVEGFMRFRIHTPLIRLSKGEIIKKGIELGVDYSATHSCYDPDPEGMACGHCDSCLLRKKGFAEAGVPDPTVYVE
- the arsS gene encoding arsenosugar biosynthesis radical SAM (seleno)protein ArsS (Some members of this family are selenoproteins.) — encoded protein: MSDLPHFSTTLAHHDLELRRAELSTLQVNIGYLCNQECRHCHLDAGPTRTEIMNSTTVDEIVAFAQRYSFQVADITGGAPELNAHLPEFILRLAPLVDRLMVRCNLTALHDCSERSSLLIDSFKRCGVVVVASVPSSNRSQSESQRGPGTFERSIRMLQGLNRIGYGQPRSGLELNLVCNPTGAFLPPPEAQQEKKIRRDLLQKWGIVFNNLFVFANAPLGRFREWLVSSGNLDSYLRKLVSAFNPCTVSGLMCRSLISVAWDGYVYDCDFNLARGIPAGNSRIHVSELAAPPPPGSSIAVSDHCYACTAGAGFT
- a CDS encoding polysaccharide deacetylase family protein produces the protein MNRHQPQTNLNREALNHPRVGPVLNVMSVDLECWEQLVYRRLTGRTIQCSENVIEATNRLLEIFEAKGIKATFFVLGNIAEAFPELVKSIHGLGHEIATHGYSHTVLDRMAPPQFREEIRKSVSLLESITREKVIGFRAPEFSLSQSMSWAIESLAAEGIRYDSSILPTGNAYPPASERTIPKLSAGKSIIEIPPSTVSFLTHRILTGGSYFRLMPYPLMRRLLRTINNKGFPFVFYCHPYEFSPSALRVPDNGGSGMKVFKTECKYNLLLRRVPRKFTALLTEFKFASFKEVLAHELSV
- a CDS encoding type II toxin-antitoxin system RelE/ParE family toxin translates to MPSIEVVYYQNDNNDVPMKDWLESLSRQPKHRAKCIEWIGLLRDNGRDLRRPIADYLRDGVYELRPRIQKIRYRMLYFFHLKKRAVITHGITKQTDKVPPIAVMMKKTYEKAPDEHSYREIDHE
- a CDS encoding HU family DNA-binding protein is translated as MSSKKIVTDAYQWSYDRYLRDEPELAEIARDMRSKAEEARQIYDARVELRLTREKLARLSGLTPAIIEDLEESDYEGDWAQAMAQVKRALHGLKKRGNLEFKNKGGQKARAGRFTKAELLSQIAIRTKVSPEAVNEVLKSLIEAILEGLKEKGEITIPALGTFTVVKKPARIDTKPQTKTEIETPVSKTPHFKAAKSFQEAIKNAK
- the asnB gene encoding asparagine synthase (glutamine-hydrolyzing) — translated: MLLSDKKNMCGIVGGWVPGGLDPRCIEASLDTIRHRGPDESGSFVGENVFLGNRRLSIIDLESGKQPVFNEDGSIVVVFNGEIYNYLELTESLLAGGHIFRTRTDTEVLVHLYEQQGTEMCRKLRGMFAFALWDSLNRQLFVARDRFGKKPLYYSITKDRLLFASELKALRVLAHQVGSTWSVRDQGIFDYLSLGCIPQPSTIFDNVYALEPGSWMTFDGRESLRRKYWTLSYSPKTREPYHYLLDRCRNLMSEAVKLRLRSDVPLGVFLSGGMDSSIVAYEAARALGASLRTFTVRMPGSSLDESSVARRTSEYLGVQNTLLDLDVDPLRDVQDVVRVYDQPFADPSAIPSLRISKLASEHVKVVLNGDGGDELFAGYRRYLALRYGAAFSLMPGSLLRTFGRLTQMFPGNRRSLAGFAARTIRGWACTGGSRYLVWTLDMLAGEQKDSVWLKSKNRWTEELLNQVNCENCASLDDVMSMDVRVLLASDLLVKMDMAAMASSLEARSPLLDHELAEFAATLPDAYKIRFGRTKAILRNAYAGLLPEEVIRGSKRGFEPPLSGWLKHELRPLLVDTIGTPSAIVRSYVDDTFIDSLLADPDRSGINGTVLLYALLVLELWLSHWSSAGFPHRPHDRIIRGDEQRGNRRSGI
- a CDS encoding sugar transferase; translated protein: MRSAVKRLLDIFLSAAGLVVASPIILVTGLVVRFSLGSPVLFRQKRPGLRAKPFTLLKFRTMTDARDRGGRLLPDSQRLTGIGSTIRRFSLDELPQLWNVLKGDLSIVGPRPLLMQYLDRYTPEQMRRHEVKPGITGWAQVNGRNALSWEEKFRLDVWYVDHWSLWLDFRILARTLLMVISGKGLTQEGHATMEEFMGTCCDSHQLSEYHGENREIRG
- a CDS encoding ABC transporter ATP-binding protein — translated: MDDNQSGSGILRSLFIAYPGRSAVATICLTFAALAEGVGIASVLPLISLAVGKGPSLTGDLGRYVQEAFSYVNLQPTLGSLLIVMVVTMTAKAILVLIALKQVGYTVAHVEADLRLSLIRALMQARWEYFSSLRDGAVTNAIITEAERAAYGYRRMLFVIGYSIQLLVYVIICFMISWQLSVSVAICGVLGAFVFSFFLGMTRDAGRKQTRLLSSLSSRLVEGLQCLKPLKAMACEHLLRPLLESEIGQLKQAREKEILSTEGRFALNEPLIAVLLAGAVYVGVVYWNADAEGMVVLGLIFWRGLGRIDGIQAQIQELVRVESAMKSLRSGIDAANRYSESNLGKTTPSLERELRLENLSFSYAEKAVIQNLSLSIPAYSFVALMGPSGTGKTTVADLITGMLPPSSGRILTDGVSLSEVDMRAWRSLIGYVPQESILFHDTIHMNVTLGNPEISESGVTAALKSAGAWDFVCELPDGTKTPVGERGMKLSGGQRQRIAIARAIVRNPRLLILDEVTSALDPVTEKDICLTLQQLKERMTIFAISHQEAVVHFADQVHTLERSFTREHYQPPDLSKIAG
- a CDS encoding class I SAM-dependent methyltransferase; amino-acid sequence: MNSPSEGAKVYFDSVPDQWDALYSHENRLRYAFNRIMRKGLFQRYELTFEKCGHIPGSTVLEMGCGTGRYSIEFAKRGAARVVGVDFAPSMIEFSRVMAKNMGVENVCSFRQGDVRTLAFHEPFDIVLAIGLFDYIADAESVINIAARLTSRVFICTFPTYSAFRGFHRKIRYNWIRRCPIYYYTSHQIQRMVRPYFHTADIIPMSGGLFVSAHKN
- a CDS encoding arsenosugar biosynthesis-associated peroxidase-like protein, yielding MTVAKILNGENKMSYYDAGDLPRFGEIGEEAPELSRKFFDYYQSVFAEGELSEREKALIALAVAHAVQCPYCIDAYTQACLEKGSHIGEMTEAVHVAAAIRGGATLIHGLQMRKVASKLSL